The proteins below come from a single Rhizobium sp. BT04 genomic window:
- a CDS encoding NADP-dependent isocitrate dehydrogenase produces the protein MNKIKVANPVADLDGDEMTRIIWQLIKDKLIHPYLDLDIDYFDLSVENRDATNDQVTVDAANAIKKYGVGIKCATITPDEARVKEFNLKEMWKSPNGTIRNILGGVIFREPIICKNVPRLVPGWTKPIVVGRHAFGDQYRATDFKFPGKGKLTIKFVGEDGTVIEKEVFNAPGAGVAMAMYNLDESIREFARASMMYGLMRKWPVYLSTKNTILKAYDGRFKDIFEEVYETEFKDQFKEAGITYEHRLIDDMVASALKWSGGYVWACKNYDGDVQSDTVAQGFGSLGLMTSVLLTPDGKTVEAEAAHGTVTRHYRQHQKGQETSTNSIASIFAWTRGLAHRAKLDDNAELAKFASTLEKVCVDTVESGFMTKDLALLIGPDQPWLSTTAFLDKIDQNLQKAMA, from the coding sequence ATGAACAAGATCAAGGTCGCCAATCCCGTCGCCGATCTCGACGGCGATGAAATGACGCGCATCATCTGGCAGCTCATCAAGGATAAGCTGATCCATCCGTATCTCGACCTCGACATCGACTATTTCGATCTGTCGGTCGAAAACCGCGACGCCACCAACGACCAGGTCACTGTCGACGCCGCCAACGCCATCAAGAAATACGGCGTCGGCATCAAGTGCGCGACGATCACGCCGGACGAAGCCCGCGTCAAGGAATTCAACCTCAAGGAAATGTGGAAGAGCCCGAACGGCACGATCCGCAACATTCTCGGCGGCGTCATCTTCCGCGAGCCGATTATCTGCAAGAACGTACCGCGCCTGGTTCCCGGCTGGACCAAGCCGATCGTCGTCGGCCGCCACGCCTTCGGCGACCAGTACCGCGCCACCGATTTCAAATTCCCCGGCAAGGGCAAGCTGACGATCAAGTTCGTCGGCGAAGACGGCACCGTCATCGAGAAGGAAGTCTTCAACGCACCGGGCGCCGGCGTCGCCATGGCCATGTACAACCTCGACGAATCGATCCGCGAATTCGCCCGCGCCTCGATGATGTACGGCCTGATGCGCAAGTGGCCGGTCTATCTGTCGACCAAGAACACCATCCTCAAGGCCTATGACGGCCGCTTCAAGGACATTTTCGAGGAAGTCTACGAGACCGAATTCAAGGATCAGTTCAAGGAAGCCGGCATCACCTACGAACACCGCCTGATCGACGACATGGTCGCTTCGGCGCTGAAGTGGTCTGGCGGCTACGTCTGGGCCTGCAAGAACTATGACGGCGACGTCCAGTCCGACACCGTTGCCCAGGGCTTCGGTTCGCTCGGCCTGATGACCTCGGTTCTGCTGACGCCAGACGGCAAGACCGTCGAAGCCGAAGCCGCCCACGGCACGGTCACCCGCCACTACCGCCAGCACCAGAAGGGCCAGGAAACCTCGACGAACTCGATCGCCTCGATCTTCGCCTGGACCCGTGGCCTGGCGCATCGCGCCAAGCTCGACGACAATGCCGAGCTCGCCAAGTTCGCTTCCACGCTGGAAAAGGTCTGCGTCGACACCGTCGAATCCGGTTTCATGACCAAGGACCTGGCGCTCCTGATCGGCCCCGACCAGCCGTGGCTCTCGACCACCGCCTTCCTCGACAAGATCGACCAGAACCTGCAGAAGGCCATGGCATAA
- a CDS encoding GNAT family N-acetyltransferase, which translates to MTAIQRPLEPSDRAAWEPLWEAYQRFYEVVIPPETTDLTWARFHDPEEPMHALGAFDEDSRLVGIVHAIFHRSCWLPQWTCYLQDLYVEDSQRGLGTGAALIEAVADLARANGAGRLYWMTHETNATARRLYDRIAERSGFIQYRKAL; encoded by the coding sequence ATGACGGCCATCCAGCGACCGCTTGAACCCTCGGACCGCGCCGCTTGGGAACCTCTGTGGGAGGCTTATCAGCGCTTCTACGAAGTGGTCATCCCGCCCGAAACCACGGATCTCACCTGGGCTCGCTTCCATGATCCTGAGGAACCGATGCATGCGCTCGGCGCCTTCGACGAAGACAGCCGTCTTGTCGGCATCGTCCATGCCATCTTTCACCGCTCCTGCTGGCTGCCGCAATGGACCTGCTATCTCCAGGATCTCTATGTCGAAGACAGCCAACGCGGGCTCGGCACCGGTGCCGCACTGATCGAGGCTGTCGCCGATCTCGCCCGCGCCAATGGTGCAGGCCGGCTCTATTGGATGACTCATGAAACCAATGCGACGGCACGGCGGCTTTACGACAGGATCGCCGAGCGCTCGGGCTTCATTCAGTACCGCAAGGCGCTCTAA
- a CDS encoding glutathione S-transferase family protein produces MTEELVFYTNPMSRGRIARWMLEEIGQPYRTELLTFGETMKAPEYLSVNPMGKVPAIRHGDTVVTECAAICAYLAETFPDKALAPRPEERARYYRWMFFAAGPLESAVTMKALGFEIPQERLRMAGCGGFGDVMNTLEMAVSGSTYVTGERFTAADVYVGSHVGWGLGFGSIEKRQAFVDYFGRISEREAYKRANALDDEAGKTMQAA; encoded by the coding sequence ATGACCGAAGAATTGGTATTCTATACGAACCCGATGTCGCGCGGCCGCATCGCGCGCTGGATGCTGGAGGAGATCGGCCAGCCCTACCGCACCGAACTCCTGACCTTTGGCGAAACGATGAAGGCGCCGGAATACCTTTCGGTCAATCCGATGGGCAAGGTGCCGGCGATCCGCCACGGCGATACCGTCGTCACCGAATGCGCGGCGATCTGCGCCTATCTCGCCGAGACCTTCCCTGACAAGGCGCTGGCGCCGAGGCCGGAGGAGCGCGCCCGGTATTACCGCTGGATGTTCTTTGCCGCCGGTCCGCTCGAGTCGGCGGTGACGATGAAGGCCCTCGGCTTCGAAATTCCGCAGGAACGCCTGCGCATGGCCGGCTGCGGCGGTTTCGGCGATGTCATGAACACGCTTGAAATGGCGGTCTCCGGCTCGACCTACGTCACCGGCGAGCGTTTCACCGCCGCCGACGTCTATGTCGGCTCCCATGTCGGCTGGGGCCTCGGCTTCGGCAGCATCGAAAAACGCCAGGCCTTCGTCGATTATTTCGGCCGCATCAGCGAGCGTGAGGCCTATAAGCGCGCGAATGCACTGGACGACGAGGCCGGCAAGACGATGCAGGCTGCTTAG